A genome region from bacterium includes the following:
- a CDS encoding rhodanese-like domain-containing protein: MIFKVDFSGPRKGALSLVATFLNAVTRVLFLIGVCIIVHLPAPSFAFPSDCRILPESLSRDTLLIDIRSSGDFSEGHIADALNIPLYSVKTKTFLKGKKFALIGEGYDFAQLMDLCSELRDLGYPGAGVLEGGAAAWYGKVVEEKGKPKGGGNGFFISSKDYFLNETQKGWLAVGVGVDANEAKCPLPDSIVADHGNPDALPDAISARADNGFVVITVFDSDGAYNAEKLSVVVNAVKKSGVRASVFAVEGGLKAIKSYNALRSVGGGESQQISIISSQNSGSPFIRSGCGSCQ; encoded by the coding sequence ATGATATTCAAGGTCGATTTTAGCGGTCCTCGAAAGGGTGCGCTTTCCCTTGTTGCAACCTTTTTAAATGCCGTCACCAGAGTTTTATTTTTGATTGGCGTATGCATTATCGTGCATTTGCCCGCACCTTCTTTCGCTTTTCCCTCTGATTGCCGGATTCTTCCCGAGTCGCTTTCGCGCGACACGCTACTTATCGATATACGTTCTTCCGGAGATTTCTCGGAAGGGCATATCGCAGATGCCCTGAACATCCCCCTTTACTCGGTAAAGACCAAGACCTTCCTTAAGGGCAAGAAATTTGCCCTTATCGGAGAAGGTTATGATTTTGCGCAACTTATGGATTTATGTTCAGAACTTAGGGACCTAGGGTACCCGGGTGCCGGAGTCCTTGAGGGAGGCGCCGCCGCCTGGTATGGCAAAGTGGTCGAGGAGAAAGGAAAACCCAAGGGTGGAGGCAATGGTTTTTTTATTTCCTCAAAAGATTACTTTTTGAATGAGACACAAAAAGGATGGCTTGCCGTGGGAGTTGGCGTGGATGCCAACGAGGCCAAGTGTCCATTACCCGATTCCATAGTTGCCGACCACGGAAATCCCGATGCTTTGCCGGATGCGATATCGGCCCGTGCCGACAATGGATTTGTAGTAATCACGGTCTTCGACAGCGACGGCGCCTACAATGCGGAAAAACTTTCGGTTGTCGTAAACGCGGTAAAAAAAAGTGGAGTCAGGGCTTCCGTCTTTGCTGTCGAAGGAGGGCTCAAGGCAATAAAAAGTTACAATGCCTTAAGGAGCGTGGGAGGCGGTGAATCACAGCAAATAAGCATTATCTCGTCACAAAATTCCGGTTCTCCATTCATTAGAAGCGGATGCGGCTCATGCCAGTGA
- a CDS encoding sigma-54-dependent Fis family transcriptional regulator encodes MKNVKITSEDWGFFEDVSRAAFANPFGRARGDLDLRIGGASPEIPSGAILGAALAKIEEKAAGFGAKGGTQPGRYEGRRGEILRDVVLFHLFHKYIAEFDSLIREQEKKGSVLVPAPFAERALKEIENFGFTPPVALKVFAFFYQLRRGFYFIRNGLVGSSPAMADLRMHLWNVVFTCDIRWFEERFWERMEEFTILLVGETGTGKGAAAAAIGKSGFIPYNPSKNSFTESFASNFVSINLSQYSEGLIESELFGHKKGSFTGAIGDHEGLFSRCAPHGTIFIDEIGDIGVSIQIKLLQVLQDRVFFPVGSHSPKSFRGRVVAATNRPLQKLRREGKFREDLYYRISSDVIALPPLRERLREEPGELDLLLESILKRLSGEIAPEVRDFVKSAILRDAGESYGWPGNVRELEQAVKRIILTGRYQPQPSAEDEGGYPGSIEAKLRGGKLTADEVVELYTAMLYERFGSYEEVARRAGIDRRTAKKHILKGRGRDDFKG; translated from the coding sequence ATGAAAAACGTCAAAATCACTTCGGAGGACTGGGGGTTTTTCGAGGATGTCTCCAGGGCGGCCTTCGCCAACCCCTTCGGGAGGGCGAGGGGCGACCTCGACCTCCGCATCGGGGGCGCTTCGCCGGAAATACCCTCCGGCGCCATCCTTGGGGCGGCCCTGGCGAAAATCGAAGAGAAAGCGGCGGGTTTCGGCGCAAAGGGGGGCACACAGCCGGGGCGCTACGAGGGCAGGCGGGGAGAGATTCTGCGCGACGTAGTGCTATTCCACCTATTCCACAAGTACATAGCCGAGTTTGACAGCCTCATAAGAGAGCAGGAAAAAAAGGGGAGTGTTTTGGTCCCCGCGCCTTTCGCCGAAAGGGCGTTGAAAGAGATAGAAAATTTCGGTTTCACGCCTCCCGTGGCGCTCAAGGTCTTCGCCTTCTTCTATCAACTGAGAAGGGGGTTCTACTTCATCAGGAACGGCCTCGTGGGAAGCTCTCCCGCCATGGCGGACCTTAGGATGCATCTTTGGAACGTTGTGTTCACCTGCGATATAAGATGGTTTGAGGAGCGCTTCTGGGAGAGGATGGAGGAGTTCACTATCCTCCTCGTGGGCGAAACGGGAACCGGCAAGGGGGCTGCGGCGGCGGCGATAGGGAAATCGGGGTTCATCCCCTACAATCCGTCGAAAAACTCCTTCACCGAGAGTTTCGCGAGCAATTTCGTCTCGATAAACCTCTCGCAGTACTCCGAAGGGCTGATCGAGTCGGAGCTTTTCGGCCACAAGAAGGGTTCTTTCACCGGGGCGATCGGCGACCACGAGGGCCTTTTCTCCCGGTGCGCCCCCCACGGCACGATCTTCATCGACGAAATCGGCGATATCGGCGTTTCAATCCAGATAAAGCTCCTCCAGGTTTTGCAGGACAGGGTCTTTTTCCCCGTAGGGAGCCACTCTCCGAAGAGCTTCCGGGGAAGGGTCGTCGCCGCGACCAACCGTCCGCTTCAAAAGCTCAGGCGTGAAGGCAAATTCCGGGAAGACCTCTACTACCGCATCTCCTCCGACGTAATAGCGCTGCCGCCCCTCCGGGAGAGGCTGCGCGAGGAGCCGGGGGAACTCGACCTCCTGCTGGAGAGCATACTCAAGAGGCTGTCCGGGGAGATCGCGCCGGAGGTGAGGGATTTTGTAAAGAGCGCCATTCTGCGGGACGCGGGAGAAAGTTACGGGTGGCCGGGCAACGTGCGCGAACTGGAACAGGCCGTAAAACGCATCATCCTCACCGGCCGCTACCAGCCCCAGCCTTCCGCGGAAGACGAAGGAGGTTATCCCGGTTCGATTGAAGCGAAGTTGAGGGGAGGGAAATTGACCGCCGACGAGGTGGTGGAACTCTACACCGCAATGCTCTACGAAAGGTTCGGCTCATACGAAGAGGTGGCCAGGAGAGCGGGGATAGACCGGAGGACCGCCAAAAAGCATATCCTCAAGGGGAGGGGCAGGGATGATTTCAAGGGGTAA
- a CDS encoding metal-dependent hydrolase gives MPGNKKLIDIHCHTGGTGAGESGCFISHRLRKSYKFRAYLRALGATGPDLEREGDDFSVKRLSETLSRSERVGKAVLLALDGVMDGAGNLDGARTEAYVPNEFVARCVRENEGFFFGASINPLRRDALCRLHKASEEGAVLIKWLPNIQRIDPSDERHIPFYLAMKRVGLPLLSHTGTERSFTVHADEFGDPERLRLPLTIGLTVIAAHCGGNGKYRAEKSLNRFISLCREFPNLYGDISASTQINALGNFGRITKAGALRGRLLYGTDMPLANTAAVTPFAFPFRLSPPLMVRLSRIENPWDRDLAIKEGLGLDLSTLADPSRMLRLPKEGKGQREGKGSSKAV, from the coding sequence ATGCCAGGGAATAAGAAGCTGATCGATATCCACTGCCACACCGGCGGAACCGGCGCGGGCGAAAGCGGATGCTTCATCTCGCACCGGCTGCGAAAGAGCTATAAATTCCGCGCCTATCTCAGAGCTCTTGGTGCAACCGGACCCGACCTGGAGCGCGAGGGCGACGATTTCTCGGTGAAGCGGCTGTCCGAAACGCTCTCCCGCTCCGAGAGGGTGGGAAAAGCGGTGCTCCTCGCTCTTGACGGCGTCATGGACGGAGCGGGCAACCTCGACGGAGCAAGGACCGAAGCCTACGTGCCCAACGAATTCGTCGCCAGATGCGTCCGGGAGAACGAGGGGTTTTTCTTCGGAGCCAGCATAAACCCCCTCCGCCGCGACGCCCTCTGCCGCCTCCACAAGGCGTCGGAGGAAGGAGCGGTGCTGATAAAATGGCTCCCGAACATCCAGAGGATCGACCCCTCCGACGAGCGCCACATTCCCTTTTACCTCGCCATGAAGCGGGTTGGTCTTCCCCTGCTGTCTCACACCGGGACCGAGCGCTCTTTCACCGTCCACGCCGACGAGTTCGGCGACCCGGAGCGCCTGAGGCTCCCTCTCACCATCGGCCTCACCGTCATCGCGGCGCACTGCGGCGGAAACGGAAAATACCGTGCAGAAAAAAGCCTAAACCGCTTCATTTCCCTCTGCCGGGAGTTCCCGAACCTTTACGGAGACATATCGGCTTCTACGCAGATCAACGCCCTCGGCAATTTCGGGCGGATCACAAAGGCTGGCGCGCTAAGGGGCCGGCTCCTCTACGGGACCGACATGCCTCTCGCGAACACCGCCGCCGTAACCCCCTTCGCCTTTCCCTTCCGCCTCTCTCCTCCCCTGATGGTCCGCCTCTCCAGGATTGAAAACCCCTGGGACCGGGATCTCGCCATAAAGGAGGGGCTCGGCCTCGATCTCTCCACCCTGGCCGACCCTTCCCGCATGCTGCGGCTCCCGAAGGAGGGCAAGGGGCAAAGGGAGGGAAAAGGCTCTTCCAAAGCCGTTTAA
- a CDS encoding galactosyldiacylglycerol synthase, with the protein MRNSKRILSISVSAGAGHVRAAQALCAAGEKYFEGVETIHLDLLDLVPSLFKKSYGEGYLKLVERHPALWGYFYEKTNHTRSDSKLRRLQYAVERLNTKKLEKLIEQLKPDAIIATHFMPAQLLSRLLGREELNLPVWVAVTDFDVHSLWIQKHMRGYFAANGEVAFRMAAMGIDPSAVRVTGIPLMPVFSETLSKDECRKELGLSPGKTTFLMMSGGAGIGGIDGLAKRVLDVEGDFQVVAIAGRNEVLHSGLRELAKRYPGKLFPMGFTTTIERVMAASDIAITKPGGLTSSECLAMGLGMIVVSPIPGQEERNAEYLMENGAALKAHDVAGLEYRVRLLLGDRERITALRRNALALGRPEAARSALEAVL; encoded by the coding sequence ATGCGCAACTCTAAAAGGATTTTATCGATAAGCGTATCCGCGGGCGCGGGCCACGTCAGGGCGGCGCAAGCTCTTTGCGCGGCGGGAGAAAAATACTTCGAGGGGGTAGAGACCATACACCTCGACCTCCTCGACCTGGTCCCCTCCCTCTTCAAAAAAAGTTATGGAGAGGGGTACCTGAAGCTGGTAGAGCGCCACCCCGCCCTCTGGGGTTACTTCTATGAAAAGACCAACCACACGCGGAGCGATTCAAAGCTACGCCGCCTCCAGTACGCCGTCGAGAGGCTGAACACTAAAAAGCTCGAAAAGCTCATCGAACAACTGAAGCCCGACGCGATCATAGCCACCCATTTCATGCCTGCGCAGCTCCTTTCAAGGCTCCTCGGGCGCGAAGAACTGAATCTGCCGGTGTGGGTGGCGGTAACCGACTTCGACGTCCACTCCCTCTGGATACAAAAACACATGAGGGGTTACTTCGCCGCCAACGGCGAGGTCGCCTTCAGGATGGCGGCTATGGGGATCGACCCCTCGGCGGTCAGGGTCACCGGCATTCCTTTAATGCCCGTCTTCTCGGAGACCCTTTCAAAGGACGAGTGCCGAAAAGAGCTCGGCCTCTCGCCCGGAAAGACCACCTTTCTGATGATGTCGGGCGGGGCGGGCATAGGGGGGATAGACGGCCTCGCGAAGAGGGTGCTCGACGTCGAGGGAGATTTTCAGGTCGTCGCGATAGCCGGGAGAAACGAGGTGCTGCACTCCGGCCTCCGGGAACTGGCGAAAAGGTATCCCGGCAAGCTCTTTCCTATGGGTTTCACGACCACCATCGAGCGAGTGATGGCGGCCAGCGACATCGCCATAACGAAACCCGGCGGTCTTACCTCCTCGGAGTGCCTGGCCATGGGGCTGGGGATGATCGTCGTATCGCCGATACCGGGCCAGGAGGAGCGGAACGCCGAATACCTGATGGAAAACGGCGCGGCTCTGAAGGCGCATGACGTAGCGGGCCTTGAGTACAGGGTGCGGCTCCTCCTCGGTGATCGTGAGCGGATAACGGCATTGCGGCGAAACGCGCTTGCGCTCGGAAGGCCGGAGGCAGCAAGGAGCGCCCTGGAGGCGGTCCTTTGA
- a CDS encoding DUF2183 domain-containing protein, with protein sequence MKIPIRKLICALALLLFAKASFALKPDETALFYPTDAALVNGVWEVPVHGWIFEPEEDSVKRGFLLDLAKKMFDKELRPEEETLFKQRAIRFLADSEEGKKVSLSLCKKESKAAVSSEGGQVNLILTIPEVELCETQKGWTEARTEPDGGDGRVFTAPVQLVEPRGVSVVSDIDDTIKISNVLNREALFENTFLRPFVPVGGMPAAYRKWESEGARFHYLSASPWQLYEPLFAFLEAEGFPRGSLYLKSFRLTPSGIIEITNHSLDYKLSRLTALFERYPERKFILVGDSGEQDPEIYGQIARKVTEKVLAIFIRDVTGDAPGSDRYRKAFSDIPEDKIRIFKDPSELKDFSLAR encoded by the coding sequence ATGAAAATCCCTATCCGCAAACTTATCTGCGCCCTAGCCCTTTTGCTTTTCGCAAAAGCTTCCTTTGCCTTAAAGCCGGACGAGACCGCCCTCTTTTACCCCACCGACGCGGCGCTGGTGAACGGCGTGTGGGAGGTTCCGGTTCACGGCTGGATCTTCGAGCCGGAGGAGGATTCGGTAAAGCGCGGATTCCTTCTCGACCTCGCCAAAAAGATGTTCGACAAAGAGCTGAGGCCGGAAGAAGAGACTCTCTTCAAACAGAGAGCGATAAGGTTTCTGGCGGACTCCGAGGAGGGCAAGAAGGTCAGCCTCTCGCTTTGTAAGAAGGAGTCAAAGGCCGCCGTCTCCTCCGAGGGCGGGCAGGTGAACCTTATTCTCACAATCCCCGAAGTGGAGCTTTGCGAAACTCAAAAAGGCTGGACCGAGGCGAGGACGGAGCCGGACGGGGGAGACGGCAGAGTCTTCACCGCCCCTGTCCAACTGGTCGAGCCGCGGGGAGTCTCCGTCGTCTCCGACATCGACGATACGATAAAGATTTCAAACGTCTTGAACCGCGAGGCGCTTTTTGAAAATACTTTTTTGCGCCCCTTCGTCCCCGTCGGCGGAATGCCGGCGGCATACCGCAAGTGGGAGAGCGAGGGTGCGAGATTTCACTACCTTTCGGCGAGTCCATGGCAGCTTTACGAGCCGCTTTTTGCCTTCCTCGAAGCGGAGGGTTTTCCCCGGGGAAGCTTATATCTGAAGTCCTTCCGCCTTACCCCTTCCGGGATCATCGAGATTACGAACCACTCCCTGGACTACAAGCTCTCCCGGCTCACCGCCCTCTTTGAACGCTATCCCGAGCGAAAATTCATCCTCGTCGGCGACAGCGGTGAGCAGGACCCCGAAATCTACGGACAGATCGCCAGGAAGGTCACTGAAAAGGTGCTGGCGATTTTCATTCGCGACGTGACCGGCGATGCCCCCGGCTCGGACCGCTACAGAAAAGCCTTCTCCGATATCCCGGAAGATAAAATCAGGATTTTCAAAGACCCCTCCGAACTGAAAGACTTCAGCCTTGCGAGATGA
- the pbpC gene encoding penicillin-binding protein 1C yields MLSDGAGTSKETGAPGKLGRKRFWLWSRALLFALMLFGGYAAWLRLEPLTRPSLPELEIAPTLFLTDCNGRPLRSVTDEKWRRHLPLVQKDIPDIVRKAFIAAEDSRFYYHPGFDPIAIARASFYNFRSGRVVSGASTITQQLVKSTHPGEARTFERKFLEIIESVRVEWLLSKEEILTRYLNRVDLANNLIGVEAASRSYFGKKAAELSPVEAATLAALPKAPTRFDPWGPHPERLIARRDLVLGQMADNGVITEEEAEKAKEQPLDVLSAGPPEGAPHLTDYLLGFGRLSGRTGETALTIDLDIQKILIDALASNRHRLKASGASQAAGLIIDNRTMGVRALVGSFEYSPRDQGFVNGALARRSAGSTLKPFLYAAAMEQGYTPASVLDDFEQAFRSDEGEYLPLNYDRKSNGPVNLRMALGKSLNLPAVHLLNELGQERVYKILGLLNLLPYEAPPPDYYGLGLAVGNPEVRLIDLAAAYAVLANAGDYRPVSFLKEGAEAIPRRIFSTEATALVTNVLSDTLVRSSAFANFPPPAPLALKTGTSTHYRDGWTVGYTPEYTVAIWVGNFDGRETATLFGGHGAGPVFTDVMRGLYPGAPPPTFRLPDTVVLREVCAQSGVNPTPLCLERKTELFIVGNEPEGLCAYHEQGDGHDLPMKFAGWLDKRHSEGRESRYRLAGLPSNLDKLFIPPLPDKPARYSGPVRIGAPDEVPRMTPETYLSIVYPLDGDRYILTPGEESVELRFEASLRDPAEKIDWYVDGKEAGSAGPPYTLYWNAGRGRHRIMAVDGNGFGQTIEVSVE; encoded by the coding sequence ATGCTATCAGACGGGGCCGGGACTTCAAAAGAAACTGGTGCGCCGGGAAAGCTTGGCCGGAAACGGTTTTGGCTTTGGTCCCGGGCGCTACTTTTCGCCCTTATGCTTTTCGGTGGTTATGCTGCATGGCTGCGTCTTGAGCCGCTGACTCGTCCCTCTCTGCCCGAGCTTGAGATAGCTCCGACGCTATTTTTAACTGACTGCAACGGAAGGCCCCTTCGCTCGGTAACCGACGAGAAATGGCGCCGCCATCTCCCCCTCGTCCAGAAAGATATCCCCGATATAGTGCGCAAAGCCTTCATCGCGGCCGAAGACTCGCGCTTTTATTACCATCCCGGTTTCGACCCCATCGCCATCGCGCGCGCGTCCTTTTACAATTTCCGCTCCGGGAGAGTCGTCTCCGGCGCTTCGACCATAACCCAGCAGCTCGTCAAATCCACGCATCCGGGGGAAGCCCGCACTTTCGAGCGAAAATTTCTGGAGATTATCGAGAGCGTCAGGGTTGAATGGCTGCTTTCCAAGGAAGAGATACTGACCCGGTATCTAAACCGGGTCGATCTTGCAAATAACCTCATCGGCGTTGAGGCGGCTTCGCGCTCTTATTTCGGCAAAAAAGCCGCAGAACTGAGCCCCGTCGAGGCAGCCACCCTTGCAGCCCTGCCCAAGGCTCCCACGCGCTTCGACCCGTGGGGGCCGCACCCAGAACGACTGATCGCTCGCCGGGACCTGGTTCTTGGCCAAATGGCAGATAACGGAGTAATTACAGAGGAAGAGGCAGAAAAGGCGAAGGAACAACCGCTGGATGTTCTTTCCGCGGGCCCGCCAGAAGGTGCTCCCCACCTTACTGATTATCTCCTTGGGTTCGGCCGCCTTTCGGGACGCACCGGCGAAACGGCGCTGACCATTGACCTTGACATCCAGAAGATCCTGATTGACGCACTCGCCTCCAACCGCCACCGCCTCAAGGCTTCCGGGGCTTCCCAAGCGGCGGGTTTAATAATCGACAACCGCACTATGGGAGTAAGGGCTCTGGTTGGCTCCTTTGAATACTCGCCGCGCGATCAGGGGTTCGTCAACGGGGCTCTGGCCCGGAGGTCTGCTGGCTCCACCCTCAAACCCTTTCTCTACGCCGCCGCGATGGAGCAGGGCTATACTCCCGCCTCGGTGCTCGACGACTTTGAACAGGCCTTCCGGAGCGACGAGGGTGAGTACCTCCCTCTGAACTACGACCGGAAGTCAAACGGCCCGGTCAACCTGCGTATGGCCCTGGGAAAATCCCTTAACCTGCCCGCCGTGCATCTCCTTAACGAACTAGGGCAGGAACGCGTTTACAAGATTTTGGGACTCCTCAACCTTCTTCCCTACGAGGCCCCGCCGCCCGATTACTACGGTCTCGGCCTCGCGGTAGGCAATCCTGAGGTGCGCCTGATCGACCTGGCGGCGGCTTACGCCGTGCTTGCGAACGCAGGAGACTACCGACCGGTATCATTTCTAAAGGAGGGAGCTGAGGCAATTCCGCGAAGAATTTTCTCAACCGAGGCTACTGCTCTGGTAACCAACGTCCTCAGCGATACCCTTGTGCGCTCTTCGGCGTTCGCCAATTTTCCACCTCCCGCGCCGCTTGCCTTGAAGACCGGGACCTCTACCCATTACCGCGACGGCTGGACGGTCGGCTACACCCCCGAATACACCGTGGCGATATGGGTGGGCAATTTCGACGGGAGGGAAACGGCAACGCTTTTCGGAGGGCATGGCGCAGGACCGGTTTTTACCGACGTGATGAGAGGGCTTTACCCCGGCGCTCCTCCGCCTACCTTCCGCCTTCCAGACACAGTAGTGCTCCGTGAGGTTTGCGCCCAGTCGGGTGTTAACCCGACGCCGCTCTGCCTGGAGAGAAAGACTGAACTCTTCATAGTGGGGAACGAGCCGGAAGGGCTATGCGCCTACCACGAACAGGGCGACGGGCACGATCTGCCCATGAAATTCGCGGGGTGGCTCGACAAGCGTCACTCAGAGGGAAGGGAGAGCAGGTACAGGCTAGCCGGCCTTCCCTCGAATCTCGACAAACTTTTCATACCTCCTCTCCCGGATAAGCCGGCGCGCTACTCGGGTCCGGTGAGGATAGGAGCCCCTGACGAAGTTCCCCGCATGACGCCTGAAACTTACCTTAGCATAGTCTATCCCCTGGACGGAGACCGCTACATTCTCACCCCCGGCGAGGAATCTGTGGAGCTTCGGTTTGAGGCATCTCTTCGCGATCCGGCTGAGAAAATCGACTGGTATGTGGACGGGAAGGAAGCTGGCAGCGCCGGTCCGCCCTATACGCTCTACTGGAATGCGGGAAGGGGCCGCCACCGCATCATGGCCGTCGACGGAAACGGCTTCGGCCAGACGATCGAAGTAAGCGTGGAATAA
- a CDS encoding DUF72 domain-containing protein — protein MDRRGTPQAPCLFEDARRQTRKRSNPRGRGMKIHVGTSGYAHKEWRGLFYPGDIDPKEMLRFYGERLGAVEINYTFYHMPTREVLASWVKQVPSDFVFALKTPQVITHRKRLKEVEQETDYFFRTIPALRDKLGAVLFQFPANFRANLPRLEDFLRLIPGNFRCAFEFRNPDWLEGGVTGLLESGGHCLCTADTDEAPLNDISGLANWGYLRLRRSNYTEGDLAEWAKRIRARNLEKCFVFFKHEEEAKGPGEALRFRELAALT, from the coding sequence ATGGACCGAAGAGGGACTCCTCAGGCACCCTGTCTTTTTGAGGATGCGCGACGACAAACCCGCAAGCGAAGCAATCCGCGAGGTAGAGGGATGAAAATTCACGTCGGCACCAGCGGCTACGCGCACAAGGAATGGCGGGGACTCTTCTACCCCGGGGATATCGACCCGAAGGAGATGCTGCGCTTCTACGGCGAGCGGCTGGGCGCGGTCGAGATTAACTACACCTTCTATCACATGCCCACCAGGGAGGTTCTCGCCTCCTGGGTGAAGCAGGTGCCTTCGGATTTCGTCTTCGCCCTCAAGACGCCGCAGGTAATAACGCACAGAAAGCGGCTGAAGGAGGTGGAGCAGGAAACGGATTACTTCTTTCGGACCATCCCGGCCCTCAGGGACAAGCTAGGGGCGGTCCTCTTCCAGTTTCCCGCCAACTTCCGGGCGAATCTTCCCCGGCTTGAGGATTTTCTGCGCCTCATCCCCGGAAATTTCCGCTGCGCCTTCGAGTTTCGGAACCCGGACTGGCTCGAAGGAGGCGTAACCGGGCTCCTCGAAAGCGGCGGCCACTGCCTCTGTACCGCCGACACCGACGAAGCGCCGTTGAACGATATATCCGGCTTAGCGAACTGGGGCTACCTTCGTCTTCGCCGCTCGAATTACACAGAAGGGGACCTCGCGGAATGGGCAAAGCGAATCCGCGCAAGGAATCTGGAGAAATGCTTCGTCTTCTTCAAGCACGAAGAAGAGGCGAAGGGGCCGGGCGAAGCGCTACGCTTCCGGGAGCTGGCCGCACTGACCTGA
- a CDS encoding ATP-dependent DNA ligase, translating into MSKSAVEISGRQLSLSNLEKILYPSCNFSKAQVIEYYRRISEFILPHLKDRALTLKRYPDGVEGEYFFEKRCPSHRPAWVETGEILREEGERMTVCLVNDLPTLIWAANLATLELHVPLARAQSPATPDYVVFDLDPGEGADLLDCARVALILRGLFDRLGLESFVKTSGQKGLHVYMPLNLPGAAFEDTKTFSRAVALTVEKKYPDLVTAKMAKTERAGRVFINWEQNDPKKTTICVYSLRAREAPFVSFPLGWEELEALAAEGDPEKLPVSHEEALRRAGEKGDLFRELLTIKQTLPHL; encoded by the coding sequence GTGAGCAAAAGCGCCGTCGAGATTTCCGGGCGTCAGCTCTCCCTCTCGAACCTCGAAAAAATCCTCTATCCTTCCTGCAATTTCTCGAAGGCGCAGGTAATCGAGTATTACCGCCGCATCTCGGAGTTCATCCTGCCCCATCTGAAAGACCGGGCGCTCACTCTTAAGCGCTATCCCGACGGGGTGGAGGGGGAGTACTTCTTCGAGAAGCGCTGCCCCTCCCACCGTCCGGCGTGGGTGGAGACGGGCGAAATCCTCCGTGAGGAGGGCGAGCGGATGACGGTCTGCCTCGTCAACGACCTCCCGACCCTCATCTGGGCGGCCAACCTCGCTACCCTCGAACTCCACGTGCCTCTGGCAAGGGCACAATCTCCCGCGACGCCCGATTATGTCGTCTTCGACCTTGACCCCGGCGAGGGGGCGGACCTACTCGACTGCGCAAGGGTCGCGCTCATCCTGCGCGGCCTCTTTGACCGGCTCGGTCTCGAAAGCTTCGTCAAGACCTCGGGCCAGAAGGGTCTTCACGTCTATATGCCGCTTAATCTGCCGGGGGCGGCCTTCGAGGACACCAAGACCTTTTCGCGGGCAGTTGCGCTGACGGTGGAGAAAAAATACCCGGACCTCGTGACGGCGAAAATGGCGAAAACGGAGCGCGCCGGGAGGGTCTTCATCAACTGGGAGCAGAACGACCCGAAAAAGACGACGATCTGCGTCTATTCCCTGCGGGCGCGGGAAGCGCCCTTCGTCTCCTTCCCCCTCGGCTGGGAAGAGCTGGAAGCCCTGGCGGCGGAGGGAGACCCGGAAAAGCTGCCGGTAAGTCACGAGGAGGCGCTTCGGCGTGCAGGGGAGAAGGGCGACCTCTTCCGGGAACTGCTCACGATAAAACAGACGCTGCCCCACCTGTAA
- a CDS encoding Ku protein — MSAEKAPAPPGHGIWSGTVSFSLVAIPVRLVRAVAPGRISFRLLHDADYSPLARRMFCPAEEAMVPPEEIVRGYELSPGNYLPVTEEELESVSPERSRTIEIIEFIDLNEVDPVYFDHPYYLVPLKGGEKSYRLLAEAMRQTNRAGLAKFVLAEREYLVAVTSREGALALVTLHYSAEVLPGDELAPKESVVFGEEKSRIKETIGKMTAQFDPGKYADARREKIHGLLEKKARESTPVQPPEVVEEEGAVPPDLMAALEEAMRAVDKNQ; from the coding sequence ATGAGCGCGGAGAAGGCCCCCGCACCGCCGGGGCATGGAATCTGGAGCGGGACGGTCAGTTTCAGCCTCGTGGCGATACCTGTCCGGCTGGTCCGGGCGGTCGCGCCTGGGCGAATCTCCTTCCGGCTGCTCCACGACGCTGATTATTCGCCGCTTGCGCGAAGAATGTTCTGTCCCGCCGAGGAAGCGATGGTCCCCCCGGAGGAGATTGTCCGGGGCTACGAACTTTCTCCCGGCAACTACCTGCCCGTCACGGAGGAGGAGCTGGAATCCGTTTCGCCCGAGCGGAGCCGCACGATAGAGATTATCGAGTTCATCGATCTTAATGAGGTGGATCCGGTCTACTTCGATCACCCGTATTATCTCGTTCCCCTGAAGGGAGGCGAAAAGTCCTACCGGCTGCTGGCCGAAGCGATGCGCCAGACGAACAGGGCGGGGCTCGCGAAGTTCGTGCTGGCCGAGAGGGAGTATCTCGTGGCGGTAACCAGCAGGGAGGGTGCGCTCGCCCTCGTCACTCTCCACTACAGCGCGGAGGTGCTCCCCGGCGACGAGCTTGCGCCTAAGGAAAGTGTTGTCTTTGGCGAGGAGAAGAGCCGGATAAAGGAAACCATCGGGAAGATGACGGCCCAGTTCGACCCCGGCAAATACGCCGACGCAAGGCGGGAAAAAATCCATGGACTTCTGGAGAAGAAAGCCAGGGAATCCACCCCGGTTCAGCCTCCCGAGGTCGTGGAGGAGGAGGGCGCTGTCCCGCCCGACCTGATGGCGGCGCTCGAAGAGGCGATGCGCGCCGTGGACAAGAACCAGTGA